Proteins encoded in a region of the Vicia villosa cultivar HV-30 ecotype Madison, WI linkage group LG5, Vvil1.0, whole genome shotgun sequence genome:
- the LOC131604694 gene encoding uncharacterized protein LOC131604694, protein MDCTPDQKDVRGKKEIEFLELRQGNKSVVEYAAKFGELAKFYQHYDGPTGEFSKCIKFENGLHPESKKVISYHKIHVFADLVDSCQIYEEDNNAHYQVISEKRGKSQQGRGKPYDGPAGKGKQKATEGNRTSGGNSPAGIVCFKCGKAGHKSIVCTAGTKRCFCCGKIGHEVPECKHKEMVCFNCGEEGHNGSKCQEPKKEQASGKVFALSGTQTPGEDAFIIEMVVDTPTKELVTTSLVCLKRLISIFDRDFVVDFICLPLRGLDVILGMNWLEYNHVHINCYDKSVRFSTPEEEGVELLSARQLRMLMK, encoded by the exons ATGGACTGTACTCCAGatcagaag GACGTCCGTGGAAAGAAGGAAATCGAATTCCTTGAGTTGAGGCAGGGGAATAAGTcggttgtggagtatgctgctaagtttggtgagttgGCTAAGTTCTACCAACATTATGATGGACCAACTGGTGAATTTtcgaagtgcatcaagtttgagaatggattGCACCCAGAAAGTAAGAAGGTGATTAGTTACCATAAGATTCAtgtctttgctgatttggttgatagTTGTCAGATTTATGAGGAagacaacaatgctcattatcaGGTTATTAGTGAGAAGCGAGGCAAGAGTCAACAAGGTCGTGGCAAGCCTTATGATGGTCCAGCTGGTAAGGGGAAGCAAAAAGCTACTGAGGGAAATAGAACTAGTGGGGGAAATTCTCCTGCTGGTAttgtgtgcttcaagtgtggcaaggctGGTCACAAGAGCATTGTGTGTACTGCTGGTACTAAGAGATGTTTTTGTTGTGGTAAGATTGGACATGAAGTGCCTGAATGCAAGCATAAGGAGATGGtctgtttcaactgtggtgaagagggacataATGGAAGCAAGTGTCAGGAGCCCAAGAAGGAGCAAgctagtggaaaggtgtttgccttgtcgggaactcagaccCCTGGTGAGGATGCATTCATCAtag agatggttgtcgatactccgaCTAAGGAATTGGTGactacttctcttgtgtgtttaAAGCGTCTCATATCGATTTTCGATAGAGACTTTGTTGTTGATTTTATTTGCTTGCCATTGAGAGGTTTGGATGTAATCTTAGGTATGAATTGGTTAGAGTATAACCATGTTCATATTAATTGTTATGAcaagtctgtgaggttttctaCTCCTGAAGAGGAAGGTGTTGAGTTGTTGTCGGCTAGACAGTTGCGCATGTTGATGAAATAA